The genomic stretch CGTACATCCCATAACCGGACTGCTGAAGTCACAAAGAGCCTCCTATTCATCACACCGTGTTTCATGGCGCCTCCAGCAAAAAGTCGATGATATTCCGCAGCCGTATTCCCTCGTAATCAGTGGTGAAGGTCTTGTCCATGGTAAGGATGGTTTTCTCGTAGTTGTCCCGTATCAGAAGCAGGGGCTGCAATTCCCGCTGACGAGTGGTTTCGTCCAACACGGATGGTTTTACAAGGGAAGTCGATGTGCTAAACTGAATTTATGGACCATTCAGCAATCTTCGGCCCCCTTGTTTCCGCAGGCTATTCGGTAAGGCTTCATAGTTTCAGCGCCCTGGATTGCTATATGAGACTGGCCCCCTTGCCCTATACCCTGGCGGAAACCAGCGCCGATATTCCGGCATTGGCCCGGCTCCTGGAGGGGCTGCGTTTTCCCGGCGCGGATATCGCCGATGGGGCGGTGGATATGGATGGACAAAGCTGGTACTTCCGCTGTGTTGATCCCGATGATATCCGCCATCCGTCCTATACCTTATTATCCCTAACCCAGGATTGGAAAACCAAACGTTTCCGGGACCTCCTGGATATGTACCCCCTGATCCGGGAACTACGGGACCAAGGCCGGGGCATCACCCCAAAAAACACCATCCCCGAGCCCGCCGTTTCCGCTCCCTGGTGGACCGGCCTTACCCCCGGCGGCGATCGTTACCAGGCGCTCATGGACGCCGCGCTCATCCTGGCCCGGTACGGCAAGTACGAGGATTCCACCGTTGATCCACACACTCCACCCATCGTCAAAATTCTGCGGCTCCTGGATACCCTTAAGCCGGGTCTTACGCCTAAACCTGAAGCGCAACGGCTCCTCCTAACAGGCATCCTGGTGTCCCCACGTCCGGATCTGGGGCTGGAACTTCTCAAGGCCGCCGGTTTCATCCGGGAGTTTTGGCCGGAACTCGCTATTCTGGATGACGTGGATCACTCCAAAGAATTCCATCCCGAAGGCAATGTATGGAAGCACACCCTGGAAACCTTTCGATACCGGAAAACTGTAGGGCATGGCCCTAGTTCGGGAAATGGCCAAACGGCCCATAATCATTCGGCCTACGATCTCCGTCTTTCCCTGGGGCTTTTGCTCCACGATGTAGGGAAGCCCCTGGCAGTCTCTTCCGGAAGCCGCCGTTTCGATGGTCATGCAGAGTTGGGCGCCAGGGCGGCCCGGAAATTTCTGGAACGCCTGGAATTCGATCCCCCGCTTATCGAAGATATTTACTACCTGGTAAAAAACCATATGCTCCCCGCGGCCTTGCCCAGGCTGCCCCTAATCAGAACCCAGGAAATTTTGGAATCCCCCCTGTTCCCTACCCTGCTGGAACTCTACCGCTGTGACGAGTCCTCGTCCTTCAAGGGCCTGGACGGCTACTATGAAAGCAGCGCCGCCTATCAGAGCTACCTGCGGAATCGCCGTAACCCATACCGGTCCGCAGACGGAAAAAAGATGGGAAAACGGAGCATCCGGGGATATTGAATTATCACCCCCGGCTATATGGGAATTTATTAATGTAATCGACCGGATCTTTTCAAAATCAATTATTGAATTTTTGCAAGGTTCTTAGAAATACTGAATGCGTAATCGCCGATTTTTTCTATTTTTCGTACAAGATCAATATACAATAACTCCGCTTTAACATTAGCGCCGTTTTTAAGCCGTTTCTTAGCGATTTTCTTAAATTCCTTTCGAAGACTATCAATTTGAATTTCAAATTCCTTTGCTTCTTTTAATTCTTCTCCGGTCAAATGCCGGTTAATATGTACCGTAATGAAATCTAAAAACTTTTTGGTAATATCCGCATATGGTAAAAGACGTTCAAAATCGGCTTTTTCAAAGGATATCTTCTTCTCAAGACTGCGTTTTAATAACATTGCAACGGTAAAACAATCATCCGTCATATTTTCAAGGTCGCTTACAATGGTGATCAACAAAGGGATATTGTTTTTTGTTTTTTTGTTTATAGATAATTCAGAGCATTTTAATAAATAGTTTGAGATCTCCTCTTTCATCTGATCGGCATAATTTTCCTGTTTTTCTAGTATATCTATTTTTTTTTCAACGAATTGATCCGTTAAGTCTACAAATCCTTCCCTAAGAACTTTAAACATAGTATTTACGACCATTGTCATATCGGCTATTTCTTTCTCCACACGGATTATGTGCGCTTCTCCGCTGTCCTTTATACCGGACGAAATAAATTCAAGGTGATATTCACTGGGAATTTCTACGCTGTTATTGGCCTTGATAATTTTTTGGGTAAATAGGGCTATTTGTTTCACAAAGGGCAGGAAAATAATTGTAGAAAAAACGTTAAATACGGTATGGAACATTGCAATGTGAATTCCTATTGATGATTCCACCGTTCCCGGTGTAATAAAATCGACCAGGGCAAGCAGGGGTTTAAAAAATAAGCAGGCGATTATGGTTCCGGAAACGTTAAACAAAACATGTACCAACGCTGCGCGCCGTGCGTTTACCAATGCGCCGATTGAAGCAAGAGGAGCGTCTGTTGTGGTACCGATGTTGCTGCCCAACGTCAGTGCCGCGGCAAATTCCCAGGTGAGCAAGCCGTTATAGGCCATGGTAATAATTATTGCGGTTACCGCGCTTGATGAATTGACGATTGCGGTAACAACCGCTCCCACAAGGACGCCAATAAGCAGACCCTTTACACCTGAGCTTGCTATCCCCGATAAAAATACCTGCAAAGTATCGGTGTTTAAATCCGGTATAGCCTCAGACAACCATTCCAGCCCTAAAAAAAGAAGCGAAAAACCCATGAGGGTTTCACCTAAATTTTCCAGGTGAAGGCGCTTTAGGGTTATTAAAAGAAAACCGATACCAAATGCCGGAATCGCAAAGGCGGTGATGTTAAATTTAAACCCAATAAGTGAAACAATCCATGCCGTTCCGGTTGTTCCGATGTTTGCGCCGAAAATTACCCCTATGGACTGTTCAAGGGTCAGAATTCCCGCATTGACAAAAGAAACGACCATGACCGTTGAGGCGCTTGAAGACTGAATGATAAGCGTAATAAGGGCGCCGGTTAAAACCGCCATCACACGGTTGTTTGTCATAAAGCTCAAAACACGGTGTAATGTTTGCCCGGCGCTTTTTTGAATACCGTCACTCATTAGCTTCATGCCGTACAGCAAGAATCCCAAGCTGCCAAAAATTTGAAATATAATTGCTATTATTTTCATAATTTATGGATTTCCTTCTAACAATTGTTTTTTAATTAATTACATTAACTATTTTTTATTATTTCCATCTATGCCCTATTATACTATTTTCTAATTCTTTGTCCACCCTACTTCCCCGCTTCCGGAGGGGAATCAAAAACTCGTTTACGCGAGGGAGTTTGAGGATCGGCGGAGGATTCAGGCGGCAGCCGTATCTGGTAAGCCGGCGCCGTCAGGCTTATCCCCGCCTCGGTGAACCCATCCTGCAGGTTTTGATACAGCTCC from Treponema primitia ZAS-1 encodes the following:
- a CDS encoding HD domain-containing protein; translation: MDHSAIFGPLVSAGYSVRLHSFSALDCYMRLAPLPYTLAETSADIPALARLLEGLRFPGADIADGAVDMDGQSWYFRCVDPDDIRHPSYTLLSLTQDWKTKRFRDLLDMYPLIRELRDQGRGITPKNTIPEPAVSAPWWTGLTPGGDRYQALMDAALILARYGKYEDSTVDPHTPPIVKILRLLDTLKPGLTPKPEAQRLLLTGILVSPRPDLGLELLKAAGFIREFWPELAILDDVDHSKEFHPEGNVWKHTLETFRYRKTVGHGPSSGNGQTAHNHSAYDLRLSLGLLLHDVGKPLAVSSGSRRFDGHAELGARAARKFLERLEFDPPLIEDIYYLVKNHMLPAALPRLPLIRTQEILESPLFPTLLELYRCDESSSFKGLDGYYESSAAYQSYLRNRRNPYRSADGKKMGKRSIRGY
- a CDS encoding Na/Pi cotransporter family protein, which encodes MKIIAIIFQIFGSLGFLLYGMKLMSDGIQKSAGQTLHRVLSFMTNNRVMAVLTGALITLIIQSSSASTVMVVSFVNAGILTLEQSIGVIFGANIGTTGTAWIVSLIGFKFNITAFAIPAFGIGFLLITLKRLHLENLGETLMGFSLLFLGLEWLSEAIPDLNTDTLQVFLSGIASSGVKGLLIGVLVGAVVTAIVNSSSAVTAIIITMAYNGLLTWEFAAALTLGSNIGTTTDAPLASIGALVNARRAALVHVLFNVSGTIIACLFFKPLLALVDFITPGTVESSIGIHIAMFHTVFNVFSTIIFLPFVKQIALFTQKIIKANNSVEIPSEYHLEFISSGIKDSGEAHIIRVEKEIADMTMVVNTMFKVLREGFVDLTDQFVEKKIDILEKQENYADQMKEEISNYLLKCSELSINKKTKNNIPLLITIVSDLENMTDDCFTVAMLLKRSLEKKISFEKADFERLLPYADITKKFLDFITVHINRHLTGEELKEAKEFEIQIDSLRKEFKKIAKKRLKNGANVKAELLYIDLVRKIEKIGDYAFSISKNLAKIQ